A genome region from Pseudomonas helmanticensis includes the following:
- a CDS encoding CmpA/NrtA family ABC transporter substrate-binding protein, translating into MNEPSVGPLAWVNGSDAPEKSAINLGFMALSDCASVVVAATQGFAQPYGLTLNLKRQASWANLRDKLVSGELDAAHSLYGLIYAVHLGIGGVAPTDMAVLMGLNQNGQSLNLSHDLQNLGVTSPEALDRHVHQSRAKLTFAQTFPTGTHAMWLYYWLASQGIHPLQDVDSVVVPPPQMVAHLQAGRIDGFCVGEPWAASAVQQDLGFTLATSQTIWPDHPEKVLGCTREFVEQYPNTARALVMAILEASRFIEASPENRRSSAQLLSAQEYLDAPVACIEPRFLGDYADGLGNRWQDPHALRFHGKGEVNLPYLSDGMWFMTQFRRWGLLREDPDYLAVARQVQQLDLYREAATAVGVAAWGAEMRSSQLLDGKLWDGSDPAGYARSFKLHALNDDTALLAHR; encoded by the coding sequence ATGAATGAACCATCAGTGGGGCCGCTGGCCTGGGTCAACGGCAGCGATGCGCCGGAAAAAAGCGCGATCAACCTTGGTTTCATGGCCCTGAGCGATTGCGCTTCGGTCGTCGTCGCTGCCACTCAGGGCTTTGCTCAGCCCTATGGGCTGACCCTGAACCTCAAGCGCCAGGCTTCCTGGGCGAATCTGCGCGACAAGCTGGTCAGCGGTGAACTCGATGCCGCCCACAGCCTTTACGGCCTGATATACGCGGTGCATCTGGGCATCGGCGGCGTTGCCCCGACCGACATGGCGGTACTGATGGGCCTGAATCAGAACGGCCAGAGCCTGAATCTTTCACACGACCTGCAAAACCTCGGCGTGACCAGTCCTGAAGCGCTGGACCGGCACGTGCACCAAAGCCGCGCAAAACTCACCTTCGCGCAGACCTTCCCAACCGGCACCCACGCGATGTGGCTGTATTACTGGCTGGCGAGCCAAGGCATTCATCCGTTGCAGGATGTCGACAGCGTGGTTGTGCCGCCGCCGCAAATGGTCGCGCACTTGCAGGCCGGGCGCATCGACGGTTTCTGCGTCGGCGAACCGTGGGCTGCCAGCGCGGTGCAGCAGGATCTCGGCTTCACCCTCGCCACCAGCCAGACCATCTGGCCCGATCACCCGGAAAAAGTCCTCGGCTGCACCCGCGAATTCGTCGAGCAATACCCCAACACTGCGCGGGCGTTGGTGATGGCGATCCTTGAAGCCAGCCGCTTCATCGAAGCAAGCCCGGAAAACCGTCGCAGCAGCGCGCAATTGCTCAGCGCACAGGAATACCTCGACGCGCCCGTGGCCTGCATCGAACCGCGCTTTCTCGGTGACTACGCCGATGGCCTCGGCAATCGCTGGCAAGATCCGCACGCGCTGCGCTTTCACGGCAAAGGCGAAGTCAATCTGCCGTATCTGTCCGATGGCATGTGGTTCATGACCCAATTCCGGCGCTGGGGTTTGCTGCGCGAAGATCCGGATTACCTCGCCGTCGCCCGCCAGGTTCAGCAACTCGATCTCTACCGCGAGGCAGCCACGGCGGTCGGCGTTGCAGCGTGGGGAGCCGAGATGCGCAGCAGCCAGTTGCTCGACGGCAAACTCTGGGACGGTAGCGACCCGGCCGGTTACGCGCGCAGTTTCAAGCTGCACGCGTTGAACGACGACACCGCCCTTCTCGCCCATCGCTGA
- a CDS encoding bifunctional protein-serine/threonine kinase/phosphatase, which produces MALQLSFAEASATGPRAENQDALRSVTPAPALAASKGYLFAIADGVSQCADGGLAARSTLQALALDYYATPQTWSVAQALDRLLLAQNRWLQANGGGQPLLTTVSALVMRGRRFTLAHVGDCRVYRWHADGLQRVTEDHVWEQPGMQHVLKRALGLDQHLVLDFLDGELREGERFVMLSDGIWSTLGDTAIAAILRDQPDLDSAAHTLVNAAHLAGSQDNASALLVRVDAVGEANIGDALIHLQQWPLPPPLKPGQSFEGWQVQGIVAQSQQSLLYRVLDGQGQSWLLKTLPTRSVDDSYAGQALLSEEWFLKRVAGRHFPEVHPCSQRQHLYYVMREYSGSTLAQLGPLSLAQWQDIAERLLRAVGLLHRRQILHRDIKPENLHLGDDGELRLLDFGLAYCPGLSEDAPSTLPGTPSYIAPEAFRGDAPSAQQDLYAVGVTLYFLLTGHYPYGEIEAFQRPRFGLPVSASRFRPDLPEWLAQSLERGVAADPQQRFETAEEWLLVLEQGERRSLSVRPRPLLEREPLKVWRTMALLALLGNVVLLVLLFHHS; this is translated from the coding sequence ATGGCCCTGCAACTGAGTTTCGCCGAAGCCAGCGCCACCGGTCCGCGTGCGGAGAATCAGGACGCTTTGCGTTCGGTAACACCGGCGCCGGCGCTGGCGGCGAGCAAAGGTTATCTGTTCGCCATCGCCGACGGCGTCAGCCAGTGCGCCGATGGTGGCCTCGCCGCACGTTCGACCTTGCAGGCCCTGGCGCTCGACTATTACGCCACGCCGCAAACCTGGAGCGTGGCGCAGGCACTCGATCGCTTGCTGCTCGCGCAAAATCGCTGGTTGCAGGCCAATGGCGGTGGGCAACCGTTGCTCACCACTGTCAGTGCTTTGGTCATGCGTGGTCGGCGCTTTACCTTGGCCCACGTAGGAGATTGCCGGGTGTATCGCTGGCACGCCGACGGCTTGCAGCGAGTCACCGAAGACCACGTCTGGGAGCAGCCGGGCATGCAGCACGTGCTCAAGCGTGCGCTCGGGCTGGATCAGCATCTGGTGCTGGATTTTCTCGACGGTGAATTGCGCGAGGGCGAGCGTTTCGTAATGCTCAGCGACGGGATCTGGTCGACGCTCGGAGATACCGCGATTGCGGCGATTCTGCGTGATCAGCCGGATCTCGACAGCGCCGCACATACCTTGGTCAACGCCGCGCATCTGGCCGGCAGTCAGGACAACGCCAGTGCTTTGCTGGTGCGCGTCGATGCGGTCGGCGAGGCGAACATTGGCGACGCGCTGATTCATTTGCAGCAATGGCCGTTGCCGCCACCACTGAAACCCGGGCAGTCGTTCGAAGGCTGGCAGGTGCAAGGCATCGTCGCGCAGAGCCAGCAATCATTGCTGTATCGAGTGCTGGATGGACAAGGTCAGTCCTGGCTTCTGAAAACCCTGCCCACGCGCTCCGTCGATGATTCCTACGCCGGGCAAGCATTGCTGTCCGAGGAATGGTTTCTGAAACGGGTGGCCGGGCGGCATTTTCCTGAAGTCCACCCGTGCAGTCAGCGTCAGCATTTGTACTACGTGATGCGCGAATATTCCGGGTCGACGCTGGCACAGCTTGGGCCTTTATCTTTGGCGCAATGGCAGGACATCGCCGAACGGCTGCTGCGTGCGGTCGGGTTGCTGCATCGACGGCAGATCCTGCATCGCGACATCAAACCGGAAAACCTGCATCTAGGTGACGACGGCGAACTGCGCTTGCTGGATTTTGGCCTGGCGTATTGTCCTGGGCTGTCCGAAGACGCGCCGTCGACGTTGCCGGGAACGCCGAGTTATATCGCGCCGGAAGCGTTTCGCGGTGATGCGCCGAGTGCGCAGCAGGATTTGTACGCGGTAGGCGTCACGCTGTATTTCCTGCTGACGGGGCATTATCCCTATGGCGAAATCGAAGCGTTTCAGCGACCGCGCTTTGGTCTGCCGGTGAGTGCCAGTCGTTTTCGGCCTGACTTGCCGGAATGGCTGGCGCAGAGCCTGGAACGCGGGGTTGCAGCCGATCCGCAGCAACGGTTTGAGACCGCTGAAGAATGGTTGCTGGTGCTGGAACAGGGTGAGCGGCGCAGTTTGAGTGTGCGGCCTCGGCCGCTGTTGGAGCGTGAGCCATTGAAGGTCTGGCGGACGATGGCGTTGCTGGCCCTGCTCGGGAATGTGGTGCTGCTGGTTTTGTTGTTTCATCACTCCTAA
- a CDS encoding nitrate/nitrite transporter has product MNSSFWKSGHTPTLFAAFLYFDLSFMVWYLLGPLAVQIAADLHLTTQQRGLVVATPILAGAVLRFIMGMLADRLSPKTAGLIGQVIVICALFGAWKIGIHSYEQALILGLFLGMAGASFAVALPLASQWYPPQHQGKAMGIAGAGNSGTVFAALLAPVLAAAFGWSNVFGFALIPLILTLVLFAWLAKNAPERPKAKAMTDYFKALGDRDSWWFMFFYSVTFGGFIGLASALPGYFNDQYGLSPVTAGYYTAACVFGGSLMRPLGGALADRFGGIRTLLAMYTVAAICIAAVGFNLPSSYAALALFVCTMLGLGAGNGAVFQLVPQRFRLEIGVMTGLIGMAGGIGGFALAAGMGAIKQSTGSYQLALWLFASLGVLAWFGLHGVKRRWRTTWGSAAVTAARV; this is encoded by the coding sequence ATGAATTCAAGCTTCTGGAAATCCGGCCACACCCCGACCCTGTTCGCGGCCTTCCTCTATTTCGACCTGAGCTTCATGGTCTGGTATCTGCTCGGCCCGTTGGCGGTGCAGATTGCCGCTGATTTGCACCTGACCACGCAACAACGCGGCCTCGTCGTCGCCACGCCGATCCTCGCCGGTGCGGTACTGCGCTTCATCATGGGCATGCTCGCCGATCGGCTGTCGCCGAAAACCGCCGGGCTGATCGGTCAGGTCATTGTGATTTGCGCGCTGTTCGGCGCCTGGAAAATCGGCATTCACAGCTACGAACAAGCACTGATCCTCGGCCTGTTCCTCGGCATGGCCGGCGCGTCGTTCGCCGTGGCCCTGCCGCTGGCCTCGCAATGGTATCCGCCGCAGCATCAGGGCAAAGCCATGGGCATTGCCGGCGCGGGCAACTCCGGCACTGTGTTCGCCGCGCTGCTGGCGCCTGTGCTCGCCGCCGCGTTCGGCTGGAGCAATGTTTTCGGCTTTGCGTTGATTCCGTTGATCCTGACGTTGGTGCTGTTTGCCTGGCTGGCGAAAAACGCGCCGGAGCGGCCAAAAGCCAAAGCCATGACCGACTACTTCAAAGCCTTGGGCGACCGTGACAGTTGGTGGTTCATGTTTTTCTACAGCGTCACGTTCGGCGGCTTCATCGGTCTGGCCAGCGCCCTGCCCGGCTACTTCAACGATCAATACGGTTTGAGCCCGGTGACCGCTGGTTACTACACGGCGGCCTGCGTGTTCGGTGGCAGTTTGATGCGTCCGTTGGGCGGTGCGCTGGCTGACCGTTTTGGTGGCATCCGCACCCTGCTGGCGATGTACACCGTGGCCGCGATCTGCATCGCCGCCGTCGGTTTCAACCTGCCAAGTTCCTACGCCGCGCTGGCGCTTTTCGTCTGCACCATGCTCGGCCTGGGCGCCGGCAACGGTGCGGTTTTCCAATTGGTGCCGCAGCGTTTTCGCCTGGAGATCGGCGTGATGACCGGATTGATCGGGATGGCCGGCGGCATCGGCGGTTTTGCCTTGGCGGCAGGCATGGGCGCGATCAAACAAAGCACCGGCAGCTATCAACTGGCCCTGTGGTTGTTCGCCAGCCTCGGCGTGTTGGCGTGGTTTGGCCTGCACGGCGTCAAACGTCGCTGGAGAACCACTTGGGGCTCGGCAGCGGTGACGGCGGCGCGGGTCTGA
- a CDS encoding ANTAR domain-containing response regulator: protein MLRILLINDTAKKVGRLKAALTEAGFEVIDESGLTIDLPVRVETVRPDVILIDTESPSRDVMEQVVLVSRDQPRPIVMFTDEHDPGVMRQAIKSGVSAYIVEGIHAQRLQPILDVAMARFESDQALRAQLQARDQQLAERKRIELAKGLLMKMKDCNEEEAYTLMRRQAMSRQQKLIQVAEQIIAMSELLG from the coding sequence ATGTTGCGCATTCTGCTGATCAACGACACGGCAAAAAAAGTCGGCCGCCTGAAAGCGGCGCTGACCGAGGCCGGTTTTGAGGTCATCGACGAATCCGGCCTGACCATCGACCTGCCCGTGCGCGTCGAAACGGTGCGCCCGGACGTGATCCTGATCGATACCGAGTCACCGAGCCGCGATGTCATGGAGCAAGTGGTGCTGGTCAGCCGCGACCAGCCACGGCCAATCGTGATGTTTACCGACGAGCATGACCCTGGCGTGATGCGTCAGGCGATCAAGTCCGGGGTCAGTGCCTACATCGTTGAAGGTATTCACGCACAGCGTTTGCAGCCGATTCTTGATGTCGCGATGGCGCGCTTCGAGAGCGATCAGGCGTTGCGTGCGCAGCTGCAGGCGCGGGACCAGCAACTGGCCGAGCGCAAGCGCATCGAACTGGCCAAGGGGTTGTTGATGAAAATGAAGGACTGCAATGAGGAAGAGGCTTACACCCTGATGCGACGGCAGGCGATGAGCCGGCAGCAGAAATTGATTCAGGTGGCGGAGCAGATTATTGCCATGAGTGAGTTGCTTGGCTGA
- the rlmKL gene encoding bifunctional 23S rRNA (guanine(2069)-N(7))-methyltransferase RlmK/23S rRNA (guanine(2445)-N(2))-methyltransferase RlmL → MSDRFELFLTCPKGLEGLLIEEAVGLGLEEAREHTSAVRGMATMETAYRLCLWSRLANRVLLVLKRFPMKDAEDLYHGVLDIEWQDHMLNDGTLAVEFSGHGSGIDNTHFGALKVKDAIVDKLRTPQGDRPSIDKLNPDLRIHLRLDRGEAILSLDLSGHSLHQRGYRLQQGAAPLKENLAAAILIRSGWPRIAAEGGALADPMCGVGTFLVEAAMIAADMAPNLRREQWGFTAWLGHVPALWKKLHEEAAERAAAGLAKPPLWIRGYEADPRLIQPGRNNVERAGLSEWIKIYQGEVATFEPRPDQNQKGLVICNPPYGERLGDEASLLYLYQNLGERLRQACLNWEAAVFTGAPDLGKRMGIRSHKQYSFWNGALPCKLLLIKVLPDQFVTGERRTPEQRQAEREQAAYDQTPDEPQERKFNKNGNPIKPTPAPAPVIEQPRLSEGGQMFANRLQKNLKAMGKWVKREGIDCYRVYDADMPEYAMAIDLYHDWVHVQEYAAPKSIDPEKASARMFDALAAIPQALNVDKSRVVVKRRERQSGTKQYERQAAQGKFNEVSEGGVKLLVNLTDYLDTGLFLDHRPMRMRIQKEAAGKRFLNLYCYTATASVHAAKGGARSTTSVDLSKTYLDWARRNLSLNGFSDKNRLEQGDVMAWLESSRDEYDLIFIDPPTFSNSKRMEGIFDVQRDQVQLIDLAMARLAPGGVLYFSNNFRKFQLEENLTERYAVEEISAQTIDPDFARNTKIHRAWKITAR, encoded by the coding sequence ATGTCCGACCGTTTCGAACTCTTCCTCACTTGCCCTAAAGGCCTTGAAGGCCTGCTTATCGAGGAAGCCGTCGGGCTTGGCCTTGAAGAAGCGCGCGAGCACACTTCCGCCGTGCGTGGCATGGCGACCATGGAAACCGCTTATCGCCTGTGCCTCTGGTCGCGTCTGGCCAACCGTGTGCTGCTGGTGCTCAAGCGTTTCCCGATGAAAGACGCTGAAGACCTCTACCACGGTGTCCTCGACATCGAATGGCAGGATCACATGCTCAACGACGGCACCCTCGCCGTTGAATTCAGCGGCCACGGCTCGGGCATCGACAACACTCACTTCGGCGCTTTGAAAGTCAAAGATGCCATCGTCGACAAATTGCGCACCCCGCAGGGCGACCGTCCGTCGATCGACAAGCTCAACCCTGACCTGCGCATCCACCTGCGCCTGGATCGCGGCGAAGCGATCCTCTCCCTCGACCTTTCCGGACACAGCCTGCACCAGCGCGGCTATCGCTTGCAGCAGGGCGCGGCACCGCTGAAGGAAAACCTCGCGGCGGCGATCCTGATCCGTTCCGGCTGGCCGCGCATCGCTGCCGAAGGCGGCGCGCTGGCTGACCCGATGTGCGGTGTGGGTACGTTCCTCGTCGAAGCGGCAATGATCGCCGCCGATATGGCGCCGAACCTGCGCCGTGAGCAGTGGGGCTTCACTGCGTGGCTCGGTCACGTCCCGGCGCTGTGGAAAAAACTTCACGAAGAAGCCGCTGAACGCGCCGCTGCCGGTCTGGCCAAGCCACCGCTGTGGATTCGTGGCTACGAAGCTGACCCACGCCTGATTCAGCCGGGCCGCAACAACGTTGAGCGCGCCGGCCTGAGCGAGTGGATCAAGATCTACCAGGGCGAAGTTGCGACCTTCGAGCCGCGTCCGGATCAGAACCAGAAAGGTCTGGTGATCTGCAACCCGCCGTACGGCGAGCGTCTCGGTGACGAAGCCAGCCTGCTGTATCTCTACCAGAACCTTGGCGAGCGTCTGCGTCAGGCCTGCCTGAACTGGGAAGCGGCGGTGTTCACCGGCGCGCCGGACCTGGGCAAGCGCATGGGGATTCGCAGCCACAAACAGTATTCGTTCTGGAACGGCGCGCTGCCGTGCAAACTGCTGTTGATCAAAGTGCTGCCGGATCAGTTCGTCACTGGCGAGCGTCGTACTCCGGAACAGCGTCAGGCCGAGCGCGAGCAAGCGGCTTACGACCAGACCCCGGACGAGCCGCAAGAGCGCAAGTTCAACAAGAACGGTAACCCGATCAAACCGACGCCAGCCCCGGCGCCGGTGATCGAGCAACCGCGCTTGAGCGAAGGCGGGCAGATGTTTGCCAACCGTCTGCAAAAGAACCTCAAGGCGATGGGCAAGTGGGTCAAGCGCGAAGGCATCGATTGCTACCGCGTTTACGATGCCGACATGCCTGAGTACGCGATGGCAATCGATCTGTACCACGATTGGGTGCACGTCCAGGAATACGCCGCGCCGAAGTCGATCGACCCGGAAAAAGCTTCGGCTCGCATGTTCGATGCACTGGCAGCGATTCCGCAGGCACTCAACGTCGACAAGAGCCGCGTCGTGGTCAAGCGCCGCGAGCGCCAGAGCGGCACCAAGCAGTACGAGCGTCAGGCTGCGCAGGGCAAGTTCAATGAAGTCAGCGAGGGCGGCGTGAAGTTGCTGGTCAACCTCACCGACTACCTTGATACCGGCCTGTTCCTCGATCACCGGCCAATGCGCATGCGTATCCAGAAAGAGGCGGCCGGCAAGCGCTTCCTCAATCTGTATTGCTACACCGCGACCGCCAGCGTGCACGCGGCCAAGGGCGGCGCGCGCAGCACCACCAGCGTCGACCTGTCGAAAACCTACCTCGACTGGGCGCGCCGCAACCTGTCGCTGAACGGCTTCTCGGACAAGAACCGTCTGGAGCAGGGCGATGTGATGGCGTGGCTGGAAAGCAGCCGCGACGAGTACGACCTGATCTTCATCGATCCGCCGACCTTCTCCAACTCCAAGCGCATGGAAGGCATCTTCGACGTGCAGCGTGACCAGGTGCAGCTGATCGACCTGGCCATGGCGCGTCTGGCGCCGGGTGGCGTGTTGTATTTCTCCAACAACTTCCGCAAGTTCCAGTTGGAGGAGAACCTCACCGAGCGTTACGCGGTCGAGGAAATCAGCGCACAGACCATCGATCCGGATTTCGCCCGCAACACCAAGATCCATCGCGCCTGGAAAATCACGGCTCGTTGA
- a CDS encoding sensor domain-containing diguanylate cyclase yields MSLHPVRPKILGFISEEVSAWLVALLVLLAGGILTGLLAWGTLNQFQQQLRQRFQLLANERYSRIEERFQDQEQRLDGLRRFFANSESVSRAEFDGYTQPLLLRTQAYSFALRVSAAERAAFERRVRDEGLSTFTIRELNAQGELQLAALRDEYVPVLYSQTQSRLGSPLGYDLLAQPLRRDTLQRADKLGGLAVSQPMHLVSIEPSYARGVLLVAPVTREAQQRAFGYVMAVISMRQLLADGLPDAFHDYLSVRILDLSTNDQHEVLFESTNEPAPSDLSATRLLRMADHDYQVDILPSDAFIQANHSSVGSVIILGGLLSLLLSALLYVLVSQRQRALRLVEQRTQELHEREQELRGTHGQLRGVLNAATQVAIIATDLRGVINTFNPGAEQMLGYRSVDVVGHMTLENLHLPRELTARAAELSARYGKSIPTCHAMLVEGGEVGGHEAREWTLVRSDGSHLPVNMLATPVLDEQGLWVGHLAICIDITERKRVHEVLAARDVLLKKLSAHVPGGIYQFKMEFDGRFSVIYASDGIREIYELEPDVLLFNAEAIFTRIHPQDTTRVRSSIRASADNLSPWREEYRVQLPARGLRWVRGEATPEELPGGGVLWHGYISDISDLKRVEEELRALSVTDSLTGIHNRRYFQERLTTEMARVERGGGELSVIMLDIDHFKRINDQYGHAVGDRVLQAVCERIGHRLRRTDVFCRLGGEEFMVLCPDIDGEHAHTLAVELWQGLRSAPVDVVGVITASFGIASWRPGEGADALLLRADSGVYMAKQRGRDRVEQMS; encoded by the coding sequence ATGTCGTTGCACCCCGTGCGCCCAAAGATCCTGGGTTTTATCAGCGAAGAAGTCTCGGCCTGGCTGGTCGCGCTGCTGGTATTGCTCGCCGGCGGGATTCTCACGGGGCTGCTCGCCTGGGGCACGCTCAATCAGTTTCAGCAACAATTGCGGCAGCGTTTTCAGCTGCTGGCCAACGAGCGTTACAGCCGCATCGAAGAACGTTTTCAGGATCAAGAGCAGCGACTCGACGGCCTGCGCCGCTTCTTCGCCAACTCCGAATCGGTGTCCCGCGCCGAATTCGACGGCTATACCCAACCTTTATTACTGCGTACCCAGGCCTATTCGTTTGCGCTACGGGTCAGTGCTGCCGAGCGCGCGGCGTTTGAGCGGCGCGTACGCGATGAAGGCCTGAGCACCTTCACCATCCGCGAACTGAATGCCCAGGGTGAACTGCAACTGGCGGCGCTGCGTGATGAATATGTGCCGGTGTTGTACAGCCAGACCCAAAGCCGCCTCGGCTCGCCGCTGGGATATGACTTGCTGGCGCAGCCGTTGCGCCGTGACACCCTGCAACGCGCCGACAAGCTCGGCGGTCTGGCGGTGTCGCAACCGATGCATCTGGTCAGTATCGAGCCGTCGTACGCGCGTGGCGTGCTGTTGGTGGCGCCGGTCACTCGCGAAGCTCAGCAGCGCGCGTTCGGCTACGTGATGGCGGTGATCAGCATGCGTCAGCTGTTGGCCGACGGCTTGCCGGATGCCTTCCATGATTACCTGTCGGTGCGCATTCTCGATCTGTCGACCAATGATCAGCACGAGGTGTTGTTCGAATCGACCAATGAACCGGCGCCGAGCGATCTGTCCGCCACGCGGTTGCTGCGCATGGCCGATCACGACTATCAGGTCGATATCCTGCCGAGCGATGCGTTCATTCAGGCCAACCATTCGTCGGTCGGCAGCGTGATCATTCTCGGTGGTTTGCTCAGCTTGCTGCTCAGCGCGCTGCTGTATGTGCTGGTCAGCCAGCGTCAGCGCGCCTTGCGCCTGGTCGAACAGCGCACGCAGGAATTGCACGAGCGGGAACAAGAGCTGCGCGGCACCCACGGGCAACTGCGCGGCGTGCTGAATGCGGCGACGCAGGTGGCAATCATCGCCACCGATCTGCGCGGGGTGATCAACACTTTCAACCCCGGCGCCGAGCAAATGCTCGGCTACCGCAGCGTCGATGTGGTCGGGCACATGACCCTGGAAAACCTGCACCTGCCGCGCGAGTTGACGGCGCGTGCTGCCGAGTTGAGTGCGCGCTACGGCAAAAGTATTCCGACCTGCCACGCGATGCTGGTCGAGGGCGGTGAAGTCGGCGGTCACGAGGCGCGGGAATGGACACTGGTGCGCAGCGATGGCAGCCATCTGCCGGTGAACATGCTGGCCACGCCGGTGCTGGATGAGCAAGGTTTGTGGGTCGGTCATCTGGCGATCTGCATCGATATCACTGAGCGCAAGCGCGTGCACGAAGTGCTGGCGGCGCGCGATGTGCTGCTGAAGAAACTCAGCGCGCACGTTCCCGGCGGCATCTACCAGTTCAAGATGGAATTCGACGGGCGTTTCAGCGTGATCTACGCCAGTGATGGCATCCGCGAGATCTACGAGCTGGAGCCGGACGTGTTGCTGTTCAACGCCGAGGCGATCTTCACCCGCATCCATCCGCAGGACACCACGCGCGTACGCTCGTCGATTCGCGCGTCGGCAGACAACCTCAGCCCGTGGCGCGAGGAATACCGTGTGCAATTGCCCGCGCGCGGCCTGCGCTGGGTGCGTGGCGAGGCGACGCCGGAAGAGCTGCCGGGTGGCGGCGTGTTGTGGCACGGTTATATTTCGGACATTTCCGACCTGAAACGCGTGGAAGAAGAACTGCGCGCACTGTCGGTGACCGACTCGTTGACCGGGATTCACAACCGGCGTTATTTCCAGGAACGCCTGACCACCGAAATGGCCCGGGTTGAGCGCGGCGGTGGCGAGCTGTCGGTGATCATGCTCGACATTGACCACTTCAAACGCATCAACGACCAGTACGGACATGCCGTCGGTGATCGGGTGCTGCAAGCGGTGTGCGAGCGCATCGGTCATCGCCTGCGGCGTACCGATGTGTTCTGCCGGTTGGGCGGCGAGGAGTTCATGGTGCTCTGCCCGGACATCGACGGTGAGCATGCGCACACGCTGGCGGTTGAGTTGTGGCAAGGCTTGCGCAGTGCGCCGGTGGATGTGGTCGGCGTGATCACGGCGAGTTTCGGCATCGCCAGCTGGCGACCGGGGGAGGGTGCGGATGCGTTGCTGTTGCGCGCGGATTCGGGCGTGTATATGGCAAAGCAGCGCGGCCGTGATCGCGTCGAACAGATGAGTTAG
- a CDS encoding quinone-dependent dihydroorotate dehydrogenase, with protein sequence MYTLARQLLFKLSPETSHDLSLDLIGAGGRLGLNGLLCKAPANVPVTVMGIDFPNPVGLAAGLDKNGAAIDGFAQLGFGFVEIGTVTPRPQPGNPKPRIFRLPEAEAIINRMGFNNLGVDNLLARVAAAKYKGVLGINIGKNFDTPVERAVDDYLICLDKVYAHASYVTVNVSSPNTPGLRSLQFGDSLKQLLADLATRRAELALRHGKHVPLAIKIAPDMTDEETAQVAQALIETGMDAVIATNTTLSRVGVEGMEHGDEAGGLSGAPVREKSTNTVKVLAGELAGRLPIIAAGGITEGKHAAEKILAGASLVQIYSGFIYKGPALIRESVDAIAALRK encoded by the coding sequence ATGTACACCCTGGCCCGTCAGCTGTTGTTCAAACTTTCCCCGGAAACTTCCCACGATCTGTCGCTGGATCTGATCGGCGCGGGTGGGCGTTTGGGCCTCAATGGCTTGCTGTGCAAGGCGCCGGCGAACGTGCCGGTGACCGTCATGGGTATCGACTTTCCGAACCCGGTGGGGCTGGCGGCCGGTCTGGACAAAAACGGCGCGGCCATCGACGGCTTCGCACAGTTGGGTTTCGGTTTTGTCGAAATCGGCACCGTGACCCCGCGTCCGCAGCCGGGTAACCCGAAACCACGGATTTTCCGCCTGCCGGAAGCCGAGGCGATCATCAACCGCATGGGTTTCAACAACCTCGGGGTCGATAACCTGCTGGCGCGCGTGGCAGCGGCTAAATACAAAGGCGTGCTGGGCATCAACATCGGCAAGAACTTCGACACACCGGTTGAACGCGCGGTCGACGATTACCTGATCTGCCTGGACAAGGTTTATGCCCACGCCAGCTACGTGACGGTCAACGTCAGTTCGCCCAACACCCCGGGCCTGCGCAGCCTGCAGTTTGGCGATTCGCTCAAGCAATTGTTGGCTGATCTGGCCACGCGCCGCGCCGAACTGGCCTTGCGTCATGGCAAGCATGTACCGCTGGCAATCAAGATCGCGCCGGACATGACTGATGAAGAAACCGCGCAGGTCGCGCAAGCGCTGATCGAAACCGGCATGGACGCGGTGATCGCGACCAACACCACCCTGAGCCGTGTCGGCGTTGAAGGCATGGAGCATGGCGACGAGGCGGGCGGTTTGTCCGGCGCGCCGGTGCGTGAGAAGAGTACGAATACCGTGAAGGTGCTGGCGGGTGAGTTGGCTGGGCGTTTGCCGATCATTGCCGCTGGCGGCATCACTGAAGGCAAGCATGCAGCGGAGAAAATTCTCGCGGGTGCGAGCCTGGTGCAGATCTACTCCGGCTTCATCTATAAAGGCCCTGCACTGATCCGCGAGTCGGTAGACGCCATCGCCGCCCTACGCAAATAA
- the rmf gene encoding ribosome modulation factor, with protein MRRLKRDPLERAFLRGYQYGVGGKSRELCPFTLPSVRQAWINGWREGRGDNWDGMTGTAGIHRLNELHAVG; from the coding sequence ATGAGAAGACTTAAGCGTGATCCGTTGGAAAGAGCATTTTTGCGCGGATATCAATATGGCGTTGGTGGCAAATCCCGTGAGCTTTGCCCATTTACTCTACCGTCGGTACGTCAAGCCTGGATTAACGGCTGGCGAGAAGGACGCGGCGACAACTGGGACGGTATGACCGGCACTGCGGGAATCCACAGACTCAACGAACTTCACGCCGTCGGCTGA